CGGTGGCTGCCGACAGGCGCAGCGCTTCCGAGCCGTTGAGCAGACCGTTCAGGGTTTCGCGGAAGGTGTTGGTGTCCTTGCCCAGCAGGAACGCGGTTTCCGGGTTGACGCCTTCACCGGCCAGGAACTCGTTCATGTTCTTACCGAGACGCTGCGTCAGCATCACCAGCTGCGACGACGCGGCCACTTCACGCGCCGGCGCGTTGGTCTGCAGCTTCATCGACGAGATCTGCTCGGCTTCTTCCAGCAGTTCCGGGTTGGAGGCGTTGAACACGTTCAGCGTCTTACCCACCGACACCAGGGTCTTTTCCTGGGCCAGCACCGCCTGGGCGCTCTTCTCGCTGCGCTTCCACTCTTCGATGGACTTGTCGAGCAGCGCCTGGGCTTCGCCGCCGGCCGTGGCGCTCAAGCCGCGGTCGGCGCTACCGGTCTTCAGCGCTTCGAGGTTGCTCTGCAGCCGCGCACGGCTTTCCTTGAGCTGCGTGAAGGCGCTCTCGTTACCCAGCAGCGCCACCGGCACTGCCTTGGCCAGACGCTGCGAGTGCATCAGCGTGTCACCGGCGATTTCGATCTGCAGCGAACCGTTGTTGGCTTGCCGGTTATCGAAGTAGATCGAGGCCAGCAGCGCCACCAGACCGGCCAGCAGGCCGACCGTGAACACGCGCTGCTGGGCCACGAACGGCACCCGCTCGATCCAGCCGACCACCTTGTCGATCGGGCCGTGGCTGAGTTGCGACGGCGGACCAGCAGGATCGATCTCGTCCACTTGGGCGCTATCCAACTGCACGGCCGCGACCCCGGCGCCTTCCGCTGCAACTTCCGGCGCCTCTGCCTCACCCCCGGCACGGCGACCCGCGTTGAACCACTTGAACCCCATAGGACCCTCTTGTCTTGTCGATGCCGCCTTGTCGAGAGTGACGGCATGGATTTCCCATCCGCGGCCGCGCCCATGTGATCAGCGAGGTCCGCACCTTCCAGCGGCAGCTGCGGCCCGTCCCCTTGCCGTGCCGCATGCCGCTGTCTTGCTCTTGAGCGCCACCGCTCCCGTTGCGGGGGCGCCCATGTGTTCTTCGTTGCCGGGCCGATCGTGCACGGCCCGGTGTCCCGCCTGGTGCCGGCGCGTCAGGCGCGGCTGCGGCCCACCTGCAGGAATGCCGGATCGGCCAGCAGTTGGCGCACGCTCAGTTCGCGCCACAGCGTGCCCTGCGCATCGCGCCAGGCGCGGTTCTGCCACGGCAGGCCATCTTCCTGCCCGGCCTCCACGGCCTGCAGGTCGGACAGGCTGCGCAGGCCCGCCACGCGGGGCACCAGGATCGCGCAGGCGCGCTGCGGATCCTTGGACAGCACCACCATCTTGGCGCCGACGCCACCCACCGTCGGCGCCTCGCCGGAGAACAGCGCGAAATCGATCACGCCCAGCAGCGTGCCGCGCGCGTTCACGAGGCCGAGGTACCACGGCTGCGTCAGCGGCACGCGCGCCGGCGGCTGATAGTCCAGCACTTCGCCGGTGTCGCCGAGCGACAGCAGCCAATGACGGTCGCCGATCTGCACGCCCAGGAAGCTGTCCATCGATGCCTTGGCACGCGCCTCTTGCAGGCGGCGGGCCAGCATCGCCTGGTACTCATGCAGCCGCTGGCGGGAAGTCAGGTTGGTGCGCGTCTCGCTCATGTCGGATGCGGTCGTTGCGCGCCGTCAGGCGTCGCGCGGGTTAAACATCTGCGCGCGGTTACTGCGGCAGCTTGGCGATCTTTTCGAGCAGCTCTTCTGCCTTGACCGGCTTGACGATGTAGTCCGACGCGCCCTGGCGCATGCCCCACACGCGGTCGGTCTCCAGGCCCTTGGTGGTGCAGATGATCACCGGGATGTCCTTGAAGCGATCGTCCTTCTTGATCGCGCGGGTGGCCTGGTAGCCGTTCTGGCCGGGCATCACCACGTCCATCAGGACCAGGTCGAAAGGCTCGCCTTCCAGCTTGGCCATGGCCTGGTCGCTGTCGGCCGCGACCGACACCTTGAAACCGTTCTTGCTCAGGATTTCCGACAGGAACAGTGCTTCGGTGGGGGAGTCATCAACCACCAGAATCTTTTTGATTGCCATACAAACAGTCCTTCTTTCTAAAGAGGTGCCGTCATTGCGCGGCGCCAGCGGCTGCCGGCAGATGCGCCTGGACCGCCTCCAGCAGCGCTTCCCGCGAGAAAGGCTTGGCAAGGTGGTCCACCGCCCCGACCAGCTTGCCGCGCGCGCGGTCGAACACCCCGTCGCGCGACGACAGCATGACCACGGGCGTGGCATGAAACTTCGGGCTTTTCTTGATCAGTGAGCAGGTCAGGTAACCGTCCAGCTTGGGCATCAGGATGTCGCAAAAGACGATGTCCGGCTTGAAGTCACCCAGCTTGGCCAGCGCATCGAACCCGTCTTCGGCCAGCACGACCTGGCAATCGACCTTGGACAGGAAAATCTGCGCGGTACGGCGGATGGTACTGGAATCGTCGATCACCAGCACTTTACGGCCGGCAAGCGAACTCGCCAGCGGTTGGGAATTGGTCAGTTGTTCCACCCGCGCGGATTGCATCATGTTCTCGCGTTGCGCGACCACGGACGGGTCGCCACGACATTCCGACCGGATGGAACGCGGCAAATCGCCACGCAGCGTGGGCCCGACGGCCACGCTGGCAACGACTTCAAAACTACGCCCCCCGGCCCGCTTATGAAGTTGTGAAGCTCAGAATGGGTCGAAGTGTGACAAGTCACCTATTCGCCGTCAATGGCGTCGCGCCCGAGCGCGCCGCCTGTGGCATGGAAGCGACGAGAATATTCATGGAATCGTCACTTCCTGCTATTGCGCTTTCGGCGCGAGGGTGACCGCCCACTTGACTAGTTAGCGGATCAGATCTGCACCATTTCGAAGTCTTCCTTGCGCGCGCCGCACTCCGGACACGTCCAGTTGATGGGCACGTCTTCCCATTTGGTGCCGGGCGCGATGCCGTCGTCCGGAGCGCCCTGTTCTTCGTCGTAGATCCAGCCGCAAATCAGGCACATCCACGTCTTGTATTCAATCTGCTGTTCCATAAGGCAAAGCTTTGGTGGGTCCGTCTATTAAAATGGCAGGCCAGATGGTACCGAATCGCGCCCGCCCGCGCCAGAACAAGCGCTGCGCGGGCGTTCTGTTTGATTGCAAGCAGCGGCCAACGCGCGGCTTCTGCGGCAAACCGGCCAAGAACTCCAACCAACCGTGTCCGCGCGCAGGTCTGCGCGGCGCGCCTTCCCGCCACGATCGTCCATGTCCAGCCCGTCCCGTAGTGTCTCCCTGTTTGAACGCGCCCAGAAAACCATCCCCGGCGGCGTGAATTCGCCGGTGCGGGCGTTCCGCTCGGTCGGCGGCACGCCGCGTTTCATTGCGAAGGCGGCCGGCCCCTACCTGTGGGATGCCGATGGCACCCGCCTCATTGACTACGTCGGCTCCTGGGGCCCGATGATCGTCGGCCACGCGCACCCCGAGGTGGTGCGCGCCGTCCAGCAGGTCGCGGCCGACAGCTTTTCGTTCGGCGCGCCCACCGAGGCCGAGGTGGTGATGGCCGAGACCCTCTGCGAGCTGGTGCCCTCCATCGAGCAGGTCCGGCTGGTGTCGTCCGGAACCGAAGCGACGATGAGCGCCCTGCGCCTAGCACGCGGCTTCACCGGCCGCGACCTCATCGTGAAATTCGAGGGCTGCTACCACGGACATGCCGACAGCCTGCTGGTCAAGGCCGGCTCGGGCCTGCTGACCTTCGCGGATACCACGCAGAACGCGCCCTCCTCGGCCGGCGTGCCGGAAGATGTGGTCAAGCACACCATGGTCCTGCCGTACAACGATGCCGATGCCCTGCGCGAGGCCTTTGCCCGCCACGGCAAGGAGATCGCCGCGGTCATCGTCGAGCCGGTGGCCGGCAACATGAACCTGGTGCGCGCCACGACCGCGTTCCTGCAGGCCATGCGCGCGCTGTGCACCGAGCACGGCACCGTGCTGATCTTCGACGAAGTGATGACTGGCTTCCGCGTGGCGCTGGGTTGCGCGCAGGCGCTGTACGGCATCACTCCGGACCTGACCTGCCTGGGCAAGGTCATCGGCGGCGGCATGCCGGCGGCGGCCTTCGGCGGCCGGCGCGACATCATGGGCTTCCTCGCGCCGCTGGGCAGCGTGTACCAGGCCGGCACCCTGTCGGGCAATCCGCTGGCGGTGGCCGCCGGCGTGACCACGCTGCGGCTGATCGCCGCGGACGGCTTCCACGACCGCCTGGCCGCGCAAACGCGCAAGCTGGTCGACGGGCTGGCTGGGATCGCGCGCGATGCCGGCGTCCCGTTCGCGGCGGACAGCGTGGGCGGCATGTTCGGCCTCTACTTCCGCGAAGGCGTGCCGACCAGCTTTGCCGAAGTCACGCAGAGCGACGTGGGGCGCTTCAATGCGTTCTTCCACGCGATGCTGGCCGAAGGGGTCTACCTGGCGCCGTCGGCCTTCGAGGCGGGGTTCGTGTCGTCGATGCATGATGATGCTGTGCTGGAAGCGACGTTCGAAGCGGCGCGGCGGGCGTTCAAGGCTGTTTGAGTTTTTTGGGGTCTTGGGGGGCCGTCCCGTGTTCCGGTCCCGGCAGGAGACGGAACGCCGGGACACGGCACCGGAACAAGGCCTGTCCCGGCCCCCAAGCACTCAAACCGACGCGACAGCCTCCGCCAACGCCGCCTGCAAGCCCTCGGGCGCCACCGTCATCGGCGCCCGCAACACATTCCGCACCAGCCCCTGCGCCGCCAGCCAGGCCTTCAGCGGCCCCGGATTGGTCGCGGCGAACAGCAGGCGGATCACCGGCGCCAGCGCATGATGCAAGCGCCGCGCGTCGTCCAGGCGCTGTTCGCGGATCGCCCGCGCCATCTCCACGAACAATGCGGTGCGCACATGCGCGGAGGCGATGATCGCGCCGACCCCGCCCAGGCACAGCGTGCCGAACACCTGCGCGTCCTCGCCGGCCAGCACTTGCAGGCGGCCATCGGCGATCAGGCGCTGGGTCTTGTCGGCGTCGCCGCCGCAGTCCTTGATGCCGTGGATGCCAGAGTGCCCGGCGAGGGTCAGCAGGGTCTCGGTCGCCAGGGTCGCGCCGGTGCGATAGGGAATGTCGTACAACAGCAGCGGCACGGACGAGGCATCGGCCAGCACCGCGAAATACTCCAGCAGGCCCGCCTGGGACGGCCGGACATACGACGGCGGGGACACCAGGAAGGCCGCCGGATGGTGCCCGGCGAGCCGCAACATGCGCTCGCGCACCGGCGCCAGCGCGCTGCCCGACAGCCCCATCACCACCGGCAGGCCATCCGCCGCAGCACGTACCGTGTCGAGCACATCGGCCTGCTCCTGGTCGGTCAGCGCCGCGGCTTCGCCGGTGCTGCCGCAGGCGACGAAACCGGCGATGCCCTCGGTGCGGTAGCGCGACACCAGGGCATACAGCGCACCATAGTCGACCGAGCGCGCCGCATCGTCGAGAAACGGGGTGACGATGGGCACCCAGATGCCGGCGTAGGAAGGCCGCACCCGGGATGGCGCAGGCAGGGTTGCGGAAGGGTGTTCAAGCATGACGACTCCTGGACGAATCACGACCGATCAAGAACCGTCAGGAGGGTGGCCCCGCTGTACCGGGGAAGAGGTCAACCGTGCCGGCTGGCCGCTGTTCCGTCGCCCATCTGACGGAACAGTGCTCCGGTCAGACGAGCGGCTGTTTGGAGGCTTGTTTGGCGCACACGCGTGTCGACGCGACCGGCAGCGGGGCCGGCACGCAGCGGATCGACGAGGCAAGCGGAGCGG
The sequence above is a segment of the Ralstonia nicotianae genome. Coding sequences within it:
- a CDS encoding chemotaxis protein CheW gives rise to the protein MSETRTNLTSRQRLHEYQAMLARRLQEARAKASMDSFLGVQIGDRHWLLSLGDTGEVLDYQPPARVPLTQPWYLGLVNARGTLLGVIDFALFSGEAPTVGGVGAKMVVLSKDPQRACAILVPRVAGLRSLSDLQAVEAGQEDGLPWQNRAWRDAQGTLWRELSVRQLLADPAFLQVGRSRA
- a CDS encoding response regulator; amino-acid sequence: MAIKKILVVDDSPTEALFLSEILSKNGFKVSVAADSDQAMAKLEGEPFDLVLMDVVMPGQNGYQATRAIKKDDRFKDIPVIICTTKGLETDRVWGMRQGASDYIVKPVKAEELLEKIAKLPQ
- a CDS encoding response regulator; the protein is MVAQRENMMQSARVEQLTNSQPLASSLAGRKVLVIDDSSTIRRTAQIFLSKVDCQVVLAEDGFDALAKLGDFKPDIVFCDILMPKLDGYLTCSLIKKSPKFHATPVVMLSSRDGVFDRARGKLVGAVDHLAKPFSREALLEAVQAHLPAAAGAAQ
- a CDS encoding rubredoxin; this encodes MEQQIEYKTWMCLICGWIYDEEQGAPDDGIAPGTKWEDVPINWTCPECGARKEDFEMVQI
- the hemL gene encoding glutamate-1-semialdehyde 2,1-aminomutase, with protein sequence MSSPSRSVSLFERAQKTIPGGVNSPVRAFRSVGGTPRFIAKAAGPYLWDADGTRLIDYVGSWGPMIVGHAHPEVVRAVQQVAADSFSFGAPTEAEVVMAETLCELVPSIEQVRLVSSGTEATMSALRLARGFTGRDLIVKFEGCYHGHADSLLVKAGSGLLTFADTTQNAPSSAGVPEDVVKHTMVLPYNDADALREAFARHGKEIAAVIVEPVAGNMNLVRATTAFLQAMRALCTEHGTVLIFDEVMTGFRVALGCAQALYGITPDLTCLGKVIGGGMPAAAFGGRRDIMGFLAPLGSVYQAGTLSGNPLAVAAGVTTLRLIAADGFHDRLAAQTRKLVDGLAGIARDAGVPFAADSVGGMFGLYFREGVPTSFAEVTQSDVGRFNAFFHAMLAEGVYLAPSAFEAGFVSSMHDDAVLEATFEAARRAFKAV
- the dapA gene encoding 4-hydroxy-tetrahydrodipicolinate synthase; the encoded protein is MLEHPSATLPAPSRVRPSYAGIWVPIVTPFLDDAARSVDYGALYALVSRYRTEGIAGFVACGSTGEAAALTDQEQADVLDTVRAAADGLPVVMGLSGSALAPVRERMLRLAGHHPAAFLVSPPSYVRPSQAGLLEYFAVLADASSVPLLLYDIPYRTGATLATETLLTLAGHSGIHGIKDCGGDADKTQRLIADGRLQVLAGEDAQVFGTLCLGGVGAIIASAHVRTALFVEMARAIREQRLDDARRLHHALAPVIRLLFAATNPGPLKAWLAAQGLVRNVLRAPMTVAPEGLQAALAEAVASV